The proteins below come from a single Sphingomonas carotinifaciens genomic window:
- a CDS encoding adenylate kinase — MNIILLGPPGAGKGTQAQRLVAERGMVQLSTGDMLRAAVKAGTPVGLQAKAVMDAGELVSDAIVSALIGERLDEADAKGGAIFDGYPRTAAQAEALDLLLDERGRALDYVIELEVDEDALVERITGRFTCANCGTGYHDSFKPTAVAGVCDVCGATEFKRRPDDNAETVRTRMAEYRAKTAPILPIYEARGLVRRVDGMADMAEVGRAVSAILDGN; from the coding sequence GTGAACATCATCCTGTTGGGGCCGCCGGGGGCGGGCAAGGGGACGCAGGCGCAGCGGTTGGTTGCGGAGCGGGGCATGGTGCAGTTGTCGACGGGGGACATGCTGCGGGCCGCGGTAAAGGCCGGTACGCCGGTCGGTCTGCAGGCAAAGGCGGTCATGGATGCGGGCGAGCTGGTGTCGGATGCGATCGTCTCCGCGCTGATCGGCGAGCGGCTGGACGAGGCGGACGCCAAGGGCGGGGCGATCTTCGACGGCTATCCCCGGACCGCGGCGCAGGCAGAGGCGCTGGACCTGCTGCTCGACGAGCGCGGGCGTGCGCTCGACTATGTGATCGAGCTTGAGGTGGACGAGGATGCGCTGGTCGAGCGGATCACCGGCCGCTTCACCTGCGCCAATTGCGGCACCGGTTATCACGACAGCTTCAAGCCGACCGCGGTCGCGGGCGTTTGCGATGTCTGCGGCGCAACCGAGTTCAAGCGCCGCCCCGACGACAATGCCGAAACGGTGCGCACGCGAATGGCCGAATATCGTGCCAAGACCGCGCCGATCCTGCCGATCTACGAAGCACGCGGGCTGGTGCGGCGTGTCGACGGCATGGCGGACATGGCAGAGGTCGGTCGGGCGGTGAGCGCGATCCTCGACGGCAACTGA
- the secY gene encoding preprotein translocase subunit SecY, whose amino-acid sequence MASAADQMAQSISLAKFAKATDLKKRLWFTIGVLIVFRLLSYVPLPGVDPTALGILSQRTSGGVLDFFNTFSGGSLSRMSLIALGVMPYITASIVVQLATSLSPQLAAIKKEGESGRKKLNQYTRYGTVLLTAIQGYFIAVGLEALGANSGVQAVIEPGFTFRIAAVVSLIGGTMFLMWLGEQITSRGIGNGVSLIIMAGIVAHLPTTLINLLEGGRSGSIDPLRLIGIIVAVIVLILFICFMERAQRRILIQYPKRATQRGMQADRSHLPLKLNTAGVIPPIFASSLLLMPLTISQFAGQRVAGESAWGDFIISLNQYLQHGSPVYMLLYGAGIIFFSFFYTAVVFNPEETADNLKRYGGFIPGIRPGKNTETYLDYVLTRITVIGAAYLTIICLLPEYLVSALQIPFYLGGTSLLIVVNVTMDTVTQIQSHLLAHQYGDLIKKAKLKGGRLR is encoded by the coding sequence ATGGCATCCGCAGCCGACCAGATGGCGCAAAGCATCAGCCTGGCGAAATTCGCCAAGGCCACCGACCTCAAGAAGCGGCTGTGGTTCACGATCGGCGTGCTGATCGTCTTCCGCCTGCTCAGCTATGTTCCGCTCCCGGGCGTCGACCCGACTGCGCTGGGCATCCTCAGCCAGCGCACCAGCGGTGGCGTGCTCGACTTCTTCAACACCTTCTCCGGCGGTTCGCTGAGCCGCATGTCGCTGATCGCGCTGGGCGTGATGCCGTACATCACCGCCTCGATCGTGGTGCAGCTCGCGACCTCGCTCAGCCCGCAGCTTGCCGCGATCAAGAAGGAAGGTGAGAGCGGTCGCAAGAAGCTTAACCAGTATACGCGTTACGGCACCGTGTTGCTGACGGCGATCCAGGGCTATTTCATCGCTGTCGGTTTGGAGGCGCTGGGCGCCAATTCCGGCGTGCAGGCGGTGATCGAGCCGGGCTTTACCTTCCGCATCGCTGCGGTCGTGTCGCTGATCGGCGGTACGATGTTCCTGATGTGGCTGGGTGAGCAGATTACCAGTCGCGGCATCGGCAACGGCGTGTCGCTGATCATCATGGCCGGCATCGTCGCCCACCTTCCGACTACGCTGATCAATTTGCTGGAGGGTGGCCGCTCGGGCAGCATCGATCCGCTGCGCCTGATCGGTATTATCGTGGCGGTGATCGTGCTGATCCTGTTCATCTGCTTCATGGAACGGGCACAGCGTCGCATCCTGATCCAATATCCCAAGCGCGCGACGCAGCGCGGCATGCAGGCCGACCGCAGCCACCTGCCGCTGAAGCTGAATACCGCGGGCGTGATCCCTCCAATCTTCGCGTCATCGCTGCTGTTGATGCCGCTGACCATCTCGCAATTCGCGGGACAGCGCGTGGCGGGTGAGAGTGCCTGGGGCGATTTCATCATCAGCCTGAACCAGTATCTGCAGCACGGCTCGCCGGTTTACATGCTGCTATACGGCGCCGGTATCATCTTCTTCTCATTCTTCTACACCGCGGTCGTGTTCAACCCGGAAGAAACTGCGGACAACCTGAAGCGCTATGGTGGGTTCATTCCCGGCATCCGCCCGGGCAAGAACACCGAGACCTATCTGGATTACGTGCTGACCCGGATTACCGTGATCGGCGCGGCCTATCTGACGATCATCTGTCTGTTGCCGGAATATCTCGTCTCCGCGTTGCAGATCCCGTTCTATCTGGGCGGCACGAGCCTGCTGATCGTGGTCAACGTGACGATGGACACCGTGACGCAGATCCAGAGCCACTTGCTGGCGCATCAATATGGCGATCTGATCAAGAAGGCGAAGCTGAAGGGCGGGCGTCTCCGCTGA